From the genome of Fibrobacter sp. UWEL:
TGCGCTGGTAATTATACAAGCCGCTATACTGCTGCAGGGCAATATGCTTCTGGGCAGAAAGGAAGCCCTTATAGTCCAGCAAGGAAATGGCGCTAGCGATATAGGTCATCGCCTGGGCGGTCACGTCCGTAAAGGCACTGGGGTGAGTAGAGTCCATGACCAAGGCGCCAATACGCTGGCCGTTGTGATCCAGCATGGGAACAGCCACCACGGATTTAATGGGCGGATGGTCGATGTAGTAAGAAAGAATCTTGCTACCAGGAAGGTCACCTTCCAGCAGGCGATTCACACCAGAACGGAACAGCTGGCTTACGATACCCGAATTTTCGGAAATACGTACGCAAGGATCCACAGAGGCTTCCTTGTCGTTCACAAAATTACGAACGCCCCATTCCCTCGGGCTATTCAGCTGGGTAAAGACGATGATGGTATTGACGTGAGGAACCACGGCCTTGAAGGAACGAAGGATATCGCTCATGCCCTTGTTGATGTCCGCATTGGCACGTGCCCAGACCTGGCTTACCTTCAGGGCAGATTCAGGTTCGTTGATCATGCCATTTTCGTTACGGAATTCAGAGCGAAGATCCGGAGAAACCACAGGAACATTACCAGTGGAACGAGCCTTCAGGGAAATAATGGGAAGTGTTGCCGTAGGATTGGCAGAATTAGGGCCAGCAAGGCGGGGGCGATTCATCATGCCCAAAAGCAAGGCCACCACCGCAAAGGGGATAGCGAAAAGGAACATTCCGCCCTGGAACGCAAGTCCAACCAACAGACCTGCCACCACAAACATTATTTCGGACACTGACATATTTTCTCTCTTCTTTTCTTCTTCTACAGGCGGAAAGAACGATACAACATTACGGAAGCGACACCCCCATAAATGAAGTGGCTGATCCATGCCGCCCAGAAGGGGGTCAAGGCTCCGTTCTCACCCATCTTAAGTCCAATTCTTTCAACGATATAATAGCTAAATACAATCAACAGGCCAACGCCAAACTTCTGGGAAAGGCCCCCAGAACGGCTATATCGATGACAGAGGGCGGCGCCAATCAAAAGCACAATCAAGTTCATCCAGTGAGCAGACCTCTTGAAGTGCAAGGCGGTCTCCATGGCCCTAGTGTCTTCACCTGAACGTTTGAGTACTTCAATACGGTTCTTCACCATCTTGGAGTCCATTTCATCGGAAATCTGACGTTCGTTAATCAAGTCGTCGGGATGAGTGGACACCTTCCCGCACAGGGTTTCGTTACGTAGCTTGTGGGCAACAATTTCACCATCCCGATGGAACTCACGAAGGTATCCGCGGTCAAACTGCCAACAGCCTTCCGTACGTCCTGCGATTTTCGGGGCGGCAGAATCTCCCGCGGGGTTCTTTTCGATCCAGCGGACTACGCGGGCATCCACACGTTCTTCAAGGCGACCCTGGTTACGGATGAGAAGGACAACATCTCGACCGGTACGGCTCTTTCCGGAATAATACTTGAAGAACCAGCTGGCCCGTTCGCTATCGATGAAGGTAAAGTCCTGCTTTTCCTTGATTCGGGGGTTCTTCTTTTTCTGGGCGTTGGTCTCCATGATTTCCAGGCGTCGATGGTTTGCATCGGGCAGGACAATCTCGCTCATTTCGTAAGAGGCAACGGACATGAAAATGCCGAAGAAGAAGATGGGCATCAAGGTCTTGAAGGGACTCTGGCCCGAGCTCTGCATGGCGCTCATTTCCAGATGGCGAGCCATGTTACCGACAGATGCAAGAACGGCGATGAACAGAGCCACAGGCGTAATCAGGTACACCATGTAGGGAATGTAGCTGACATAGTAGTCTATGGCTTCCTTAGTATCGCGGGCAAGCCATGTCTTGATGTTACCCACAAAGTCGATCACTGCAAACATGAGGATCGCGCCAAGAAGCACGATCAGGAACATCTTCAGGAAGTTCCACATCAAGTACCGGGGGAAACGCATCATCCGAACCTCCGGGTCAGTTTCTTGAAGATTCTCCCGAAGAAGCCCTTCACCGCACGCAGTGCACGGAAGAACTTGGAATCGCCGGAGAAGCGGTCTCGAACCATGGCGATGGTAATGAACACGCCGAAAACACCGATGATGATGTTGCTCATCCACATGGCAAGAACCGGCGACATCAGAAGCCTATCGGCCATATTTTCCCCGCCAATGAGGCAAATCCAGTAAATGACGAAGAACGCAAGACTGTAAAGAATACCCGTGCCAATACCGCCCTTACGGGCCATAATACCTAAAGGAGCTCCAATCAGGATAAACACGAAGCAGGCAAAACCAGTACTGTACTTTTTGTGGATTTCCACCCGGTATTGAGCCTGACGTTTCTTTTCGGCATCCATACGGCCAAAAAGACGTTCCGTAGTGCGAAGAGCGGCAATTTCCTGGATGCGCAACCTCTGGAGAGACCTCCTACGCTGGATAGAATCCATAGGGGCAACATTGTCATCGCCTTTCAGTTTAGGGGCGATAGAATCCCCTTCCAGCTGTTTCTGCAAAGTCACCAGAGTTGCCAATCGGCGAGGCAGAGCCTGTTCCAAGGCCTCCCCGTACTTTTTCTCCGCATCCTCCACCACGTCCATCATCATCTCGATGGGCATTTCACGATCACTGCGGTAACTGCGACTGCGGCGTTCCAGACGGTCATCCACATTCTTCATGGCCAGTTCCTGAGAGAAGAAGCGAATACGGAAATAGTTTTCCGGATTATCCGCATCCGTCATGTGGGTTTCACCGCTCTTCAGGCGCAACATCAAGGTGGCGCCGTTATCCGCATATTCCATGGAGGCGCTATCCGCATAGATAATACGGGGAGCACCCTTCTTTTCCATTTCGTAAATCTGGACGCCATAGAGGGAGCCGGACACAGGGTCAATGCGGGTCACCCAAAGCTGGACATCCGGGAACTGCGTAATCAGTCGTCCCGCATCGATAAAGGCGTGGGGCTTCTTGCGGGAAACCGCATTCATCAACTCCACGGAACGGTGGTTGGCCTCGGGCAGCACCCAGTTGTTAAAGCATACCATCAGTACAGACACCAGCATGGCAACGATCAGTACCGGACGCATCAAGGACAAGGGCGAAATTCCCGCAGCCTTGCAGGCGGTCACTTCCTGGTCGCCCGAAAGACGTCCAAAAGCCATCAGGCTAGCAACAAGCACAGCCATAGGAATGGAAAGAGAAAGCATCCACGCCAGATTCAAGACGAAGATTTCCAACACCGTAGAAGCAGGCAAGCCCTTGGACAGAACATTGTCCAGAATCTTCACCAGAAAGTCCACTACGAAAAGGAACGTAATGCCAAAAAGTGCGGCCAAAAAGGGGCCGACAAGCTCTTTCAATACGTAGCGGACTAAAATCATTTTTCTCGAAGACTAAATTTTTCTACTTTACGGGTGTAAAAATTAGAATTAACCAAAGAAAAAAAATGACCTTGCTTAAAAAGATTCCCCTGTTCTTCGGCTTTTTGACTACTGCCTTTTTAATTAGCTCCTGCGCATCGGGAAGTCAAGAGAAAATGACTCACACCCAATGGTGTGGCGCTCGCTACGAAAAAGCAGAACAGCTGTTCAAGGCGGAAAAGTATGGACGCGCTATCGAAAAGATGGAAGACATCCTTTCCACTTGCGCAGGCACCGGCTATATGGAACAGGCTCAGTTCCTCATTGCAGAAAGTCATTTTAACATGGAAGACTGGATCGAAGCCCGCGGAGAATACGGCAGCTTCATCGTGAACTTCCCCGGCTCCCCCTTCATCGAGACTGCGGAATTCCGTAAGGCAATTTCCTCCTTCAATATGGAATTCCGTGTATCCCGCGACGAGGCTAACACCACCATCGCCATGAAGGATTTTGAACGTTACCTTTCCAATCATCCGGATACTCCCCTCCGCGATTCCGTAAACTACTATTACGGGCTCCTGGTAGACCGCATGGCCGAAAAGGAATTCCAGACCGCACGCCTTTACCTGCGCATGGAAAAGCCCCAGGCAGCCGTCATTTACTTCAAGGAATTCCTGGAAACCTATCCCTATGCCAAGCGCCGTCCGGAAGCCTTGATCATGATTTCCCAGAGCTACAATGACCTGGACCAGTTCGAAACCGCAAAGCTCTACCTGAACATCGCCAAGAAGGAAGCTCCGGCTGACAACAAGGATTTCCAGAAGCAGATCGAAAAGACCGAAAAGAATATCGCCAAGTCCGAGGAAGCCTTCGAGAAGCGCTTGAAGAAGGACTCCGAAAAGAAGCGTATCCTGAAGGAAGAAAAGGAACTGCAGAACTAGTTCCTTCGTGTAAGCATGCGGCTTGATCGTTTTTTCCAGAAGTTTCTTATTGCGTTCACCGCAATCTGCGTATTCTCCGGAATTGCGCTAGCCGATGACGATAGCAAGATTGAACACGACCGAGCAAAACTTTCCATTTTTGCACAGCCCTCCGTTTCTTTCCTTAGCTTTGACCAGCGTAAATATTTCCAGTCCGCCATCGACACCCTCTACAAGAGTTTCAGGGAAGACGCCGTTACCGAAAGCGAATCCTTGAACGTGGCAAAGCAGGACTTCCAGAAAGTCAACTTCTGTTTCCCTATTTCCGCAGGTATTCAATACCAAGTATTCCAGGACAATTTTATTAGCGCAGGTGTGGGATTCATTTACGACAACGAATCCGTAGTCCTTACCGACCGCAAGAACCGAACCCACAACTACAGCTATACCATCCAGGGCATTCCCCTCTTCCTGGAATATCGATTGGGCATTCCTAAAAATTTCATGACCTTGTCGGGAGAATCCCTTTTCAGCATTTCTCTCCGCTGGTATTGGGTTTTGCCGGGCACCGAGATTTACACAACCTGGGGCAAAATTGACGCCAAGACACCCATCACAGGCTCCGGCTACGGCGTAAGCCTTGGCTACCTGGTGGCCAGCTGGAAAGACTTCAAGGTCTACGGGGATGTGGGATTCAGTTCCATCAAGGTCGAGTCCAAGAAATCCTTCGCAGACATCGTTCCCGACGGTCCCGAGGGCAAGGCCAAGTGGAACATTGGCGGCCTCCTGATGCAGGTCCGCGTGAGCTTCGGTCTGATTAATGAACCCGAAGTAAAAGATGACGACGATGATAAAAAGGATGGCGACAAGCCTGCATCAACAGCAGCTCCCATAAAGCACGCTCCGGAGGAATAATGAGTATCCTACCGGGCGAAAAACTGCATTACGCAGAAACCCACTTCAAGTTCAAGCTTCCCTGGTCCCTACTGTACAAGCCATGGCCCGAAATTCTCGTGGACGCCCCTTTCCAATTCATTCCCGGCGTTACACCGAAACTCTGGATGGTAGTACGTGACGCCCATCGATTTCCTACGGAAATCCAGGAAATAACCATCCGGATCGAGAAAGAAAGTGATTCAGAAGAACCTAAGGAATTAAAATATTCCCTAGGAATTCGGGCCGAGGAACAGTTTGCATTTTACCCTGTGGAGATAGGCAATCTTGCTCCCGGCGTATACAAGGTCCATTGCAAGATTACCGCCAGCCGTAACGGCAAGGTTCGCGAATTTTCCCGCTGGAATTATCCGGGATTAAAGCCAAAGCCGCTGCGCATTCACGTTCTTAGCGAGATGCCGCCGAAGCCCGCAGGCTTTATCGCAGGCGAGATGCATTGCCACACCCACTATTCCGCAGACCATGTGGAGCACGGAGCCACTCCCGCCGTTTTTCAAGAGGCGGCAAAAGCTATCGGTCTGGACTTCGTCAGCTGTACGGATCACGCCTATGATTTCG
Proteins encoded in this window:
- a CDS encoding LptF/LptG family permease yields the protein MMRFPRYLMWNFLKMFLIVLLGAILMFAVIDFVGNIKTWLARDTKEAIDYYVSYIPYMVYLITPVALFIAVLASVGNMARHLEMSAMQSSGQSPFKTLMPIFFFGIFMSVASYEMSEIVLPDANHRRLEIMETNAQKKKNPRIKEKQDFTFIDSERASWFFKYYSGKSRTGRDVVLLIRNQGRLEERVDARVVRWIEKNPAGDSAAPKIAGRTEGCWQFDRGYLREFHRDGEIVAHKLRNETLCGKVSTHPDDLINERQISDEMDSKMVKNRIEVLKRSGEDTRAMETALHFKRSAHWMNLIVLLIGAALCHRYSRSGGLSQKFGVGLLIVFSYYIVERIGLKMGENGALTPFWAAWISHFIYGGVASVMLYRSFRL
- a CDS encoding LptF/LptG family permease; protein product: MILVRYVLKELVGPFLAALFGITFLFVVDFLVKILDNVLSKGLPASTVLEIFVLNLAWMLSLSIPMAVLVASLMAFGRLSGDQEVTACKAAGISPLSLMRPVLIVAMLVSVLMVCFNNWVLPEANHRSVELMNAVSRKKPHAFIDAGRLITQFPDVQLWVTRIDPVSGSLYGVQIYEMEKKGAPRIIYADSASMEYADNGATLMLRLKSGETHMTDADNPENYFRIRFFSQELAMKNVDDRLERRSRSYRSDREMPIEMMMDVVEDAEKKYGEALEQALPRRLATLVTLQKQLEGDSIAPKLKGDDNVAPMDSIQRRRSLQRLRIQEIAALRTTERLFGRMDAEKKRQAQYRVEIHKKYSTGFACFVFILIGAPLGIMARKGGIGTGILYSLAFFVIYWICLIGGENMADRLLMSPVLAMWMSNIIIGVFGVFITIAMVRDRFSGDSKFFRALRAVKGFFGRIFKKLTRRFG
- a CDS encoding outer membrane protein assembly factor BamD; the protein is MTLLKKIPLFFGFLTTAFLISSCASGSQEKMTHTQWCGARYEKAEQLFKAEKYGRAIEKMEDILSTCAGTGYMEQAQFLIAESHFNMEDWIEARGEYGSFIVNFPGSPFIETAEFRKAISSFNMEFRVSRDEANTTIAMKDFERYLSNHPDTPLRDSVNYYYGLLVDRMAEKEFQTARLYLRMEKPQAAVIYFKEFLETYPYAKRRPEALIMISQSYNDLDQFETAKLYLNIAKKEAPADNKDFQKQIEKTEKNIAKSEEAFEKRLKKDSEKKRILKEEKELQN